CCGGAGAGGGTGCCGCCGACCTGTTTGCGCCGCTCGGCCAGCCGCGGGAACAGGCCGAACACCCACTCCAGCGTGCTGTCGTATTCCGCCTTCTTGTCGAAAGGCCTTGCGTGGCAACCCATGTCGAGGTTCTCCTGCACGGTCATCCCGGGGAACACGCCACGCCCCTCGGGCGCCTGGATCAGTCCGGCGACCACCCGTTCGTGGGCCCGCATCCGGGTGATGTCCTTGCCCTCGAACATGATCCGGCCCCGGGTCAGGGGCAGCAGGCCGGACAGCGCGCGCATGGTGGTGGTCTTGCCGGCGCCGTTGGCGCCGAGCAGGGTGACCAGTTCGCCCTCCGACACGTTCAGCGAGATACCGTGCAGCGCTTGGATTCTGCCATAGTTGACCACCATGTCCTCGACCGCCAGCAGCGGTCCGGCGGGGCGGTTGGCCGGCACCGGGGGCTTCGCGGACGGATCGGCCACCACCGGCAGCACGGTGGTCTGGGTGCCCTCGTTGACGAACAGCGAGGACGGGGCGGGCGCGCCGGGCTCGGCCGCGGCGGCCTCGTCGTCGGGGACGCCGAGGTAGGCGGCGACCACCGCGGGATCCTCGCGGATCGCCCCCGGCAGCCCGTCGGCGATCTTGCGGCCGAACTCCAGCACCACGATCCGGTCGGTCACGCCCATCACCAGGCGCATGTCGTGCTCGATGAGCAGGACGGTGAACCCGTCGTCGCGGATCTTGTGGATCAACTCCATCAGCGCGGCCTTCTCGGCCGGGTTGAATCCGGCCGCGGGCTCGTCCAGGCACAGCAGTTTCGGCTCGGTGGCCAGCGCGCGAGCGATCTCCAGCCGGCGCTGATCGCCGTAGGAGAGGTTGCGCGCCTTCTCCACCGCGCGCGGCGCGATGCCGACGAATTCGAGCAGCGCCATCCCGCGCTCGATGGCGTCGCGCTCCTCGCGGCGATGCCGCGGGGTGCGCAGGATCGCACCCGGCACCGAGGTGTGGTGCCGGGCATCGGTACCCACCACCACGTTCTCCAGCGCCGTCATCTCGCCGAACAACCGGATGTTCTGGAAGGTGCGCGCGATACCGAGCCGGGTGATCTCGTTGCGCTTGGACTTCGTCAGCGGTTTCCCGTCGAAGTACACCGTGCCCGCGGCCGGCCGGTACACGCCGGTGATCGCGTTGAAGCAGGTGGTCTTGCCGGCGCCGTTGGGCCCGATCAGGCCGAGGATCTCGCCGCGGCGGATCTCGAAGCTCACTCCGTCCAGCGCGGTCAGGCCGCCGAACCGGACGGTGAGCCCGTCGGTGCGCAGCAGCGGCTC
This DNA window, taken from Nocardia sp. BMG111209, encodes the following:
- a CDS encoding ABC transporter ATP-binding protein; this encodes MVVNYGRIQALHGISLNVSEGELVTLLGANGAGKTTTMRALSGLLPLTRGRIMFEGKDITRMRAHERVVAGLIQAPEGRGVFPGMTVQENLDMGCHARPFDKKAEYDSTLEWVFGLFPRLAERRKQVGGTLSGGEQQMLAIGRALMARPKLLLLDEPSMGLAPMVIQQIFRIIGEINAQGTTVLLVEQNAQQALTRSDRAYILETGEVTKTGAGHALLTDSAVKSAYLGVG